Proteins encoded within one genomic window of Pseudalkalibacillus sp. SCS-8:
- the flgK gene encoding flagellar hook-associated protein FlgK encodes MSSTFHGLETSLRGLRTNQSALNTTGHNIANASTPGYSRQRVNFSQTEPYPAASRNRPEIPGQMGSGVEAGTVQRVREGFLDMQYRNENTKSGYWSARSDALEKMEEVMNEPSDHGLAKTMDRFWQSLQDLAVSPEDSGARSVVRQRGIALAETFNYLSTSLNSIKEDFQTQIDVTTKEVNSIASQINEINRQIGEIEPHGYLPNDLYDKRDGLVDRLSELVNVKVSNVKNGGHSKDIAEGKYTIELLDAGGNSLGTLVDGKDLKTNELSITDKNGNGELDQLKLGEEFTGKLDVLGQGKLKGMVEARGYEVDGELKGIYPGMLSSLDEMAYRFVEAFNEQHTEGTDLDGNAGGAFFAFSGTVDEDSFKGAASMMKLDDNISGKNGLDHIAASKDGNAGDGSNALELADVKDDILNFGSGDSTFQSFYEGAIGEMAVEAQQANRLVENSNTLKQSVEERRQSVSGVSLDEEMTKMMQFQHAYNAAARNITSIDEMLDRIINGMGRVGR; translated from the coding sequence ATGTCTTCAACATTCCATGGACTGGAAACATCACTTAGAGGCTTACGCACAAACCAGAGTGCATTGAATACGACCGGACATAACATTGCAAATGCGAGCACACCTGGTTACTCGAGACAAAGGGTCAATTTCTCACAAACCGAACCTTATCCGGCAGCATCACGGAATCGTCCTGAAATTCCAGGACAGATGGGCTCGGGTGTGGAAGCTGGAACGGTGCAACGGGTCCGTGAAGGTTTTCTCGACATGCAGTACCGGAACGAAAATACGAAATCGGGTTATTGGTCTGCCCGAAGTGATGCATTAGAGAAGATGGAAGAAGTCATGAATGAGCCGTCTGATCATGGCTTGGCGAAAACGATGGACCGTTTCTGGCAATCCCTTCAGGATCTAGCGGTCAGCCCTGAGGACTCTGGGGCACGATCTGTCGTACGTCAACGCGGTATTGCGCTCGCAGAAACATTCAATTATCTTTCAACGTCTCTCAACTCGATCAAAGAGGATTTTCAAACGCAAATTGATGTGACAACGAAAGAAGTCAATTCAATCGCGTCGCAAATCAACGAAATCAATCGTCAAATTGGTGAAATCGAGCCTCACGGTTATTTGCCGAATGACCTTTATGATAAGAGAGACGGGCTGGTCGACCGCTTGTCTGAACTTGTTAATGTAAAAGTATCGAATGTTAAGAACGGTGGACATTCCAAGGATATCGCGGAAGGCAAGTATACGATCGAACTGTTGGATGCTGGCGGGAACTCGCTTGGTACACTTGTCGACGGTAAAGACTTGAAGACCAATGAGTTATCCATCACAGATAAGAATGGAAACGGAGAATTGGATCAGCTTAAGCTTGGGGAAGAGTTCACAGGTAAATTGGATGTGCTTGGCCAAGGGAAGCTGAAGGGCATGGTAGAAGCACGTGGGTATGAAGTCGATGGAGAGCTTAAGGGGATTTACCCAGGGATGTTATCAAGCCTTGATGAAATGGCCTATCGTTTCGTTGAAGCCTTTAATGAACAGCATACAGAAGGTACAGATCTCGATGGAAATGCTGGCGGCGCGTTTTTCGCGTTTTCGGGCACTGTAGACGAAGACTCCTTCAAAGGTGCAGCGTCGATGATGAAGCTTGATGATAATATTTCAGGTAAAAACGGACTCGATCATATTGCGGCATCCAAGGATGGAAATGCCGGGGATGGCAGTAATGCACTAGAACTGGCAGATGTGAAGGATGACATTTTGAATTTCGGTTCAGGTGACTCCACATTCCAGAGCTTTTATGAAGGTGCGATCGGTGAAATGGCGGTTGAAGCACAGCAAGCGAATCGTCTGGTCGAGAACTCGAACACATTGAAGCAATCGGTTGAGGAGCGTCGTCAATCCGTTAGCGGCGTTTCATTGGATGAAGAAATGACGAAGATGATGCAGTTCCAGCATGCCTACAATGCGGCAGCAAGGAACATTACGAGTATCGATGAAATGCTTGACCGGATCATCAACGGCATGGGTCGAGTAGGAAGGTAG
- a CDS encoding flagellar protein FlgN — translation MSAQRMIGLLSDLHNQHVKLLDVALKKTEALKQNDMKTLDQLLHQETKCIQMIDSIENERIREVEMLLNQKQIVTDENPSLAQLLRFYESDAQEKLYEIQEQMRYTIQKLQEQNELNDELIRQSLQFVNASLSLMEPTQPTTNYGRPGQQQQANGYQKRSSIFDSKA, via the coding sequence ATGAGCGCACAACGAATGATCGGACTCCTGTCCGATTTACATAACCAGCATGTAAAGCTTCTTGATGTGGCTTTGAAAAAAACAGAAGCTTTAAAGCAAAACGATATGAAAACCCTCGATCAGCTGCTGCATCAAGAAACGAAATGCATCCAGATGATCGATTCGATTGAGAATGAACGGATCCGAGAAGTGGAAATGCTTCTGAACCAAAAACAAATTGTGACGGATGAGAATCCATCGCTCGCTCAGCTACTCCGATTTTATGAATCAGATGCACAAGAAAAGCTTTATGAAATTCAAGAGCAGATGCGATACACGATCCAGAAGCTGCAGGAACAGAACGAATTGAACGACGAGCTGATCAGGCAATCCTTACAATTCGTGAACGCTTCGCTCTCCTTGATGGAGCCGACGCAGCCAACGACGAATTACGGACGTCCGGGACAACAGCAACAAGCAAACGGCTATCAGAAACGATCTTCCATTTTTGATTCTAAAGCATAG
- the flgM gene encoding flagellar biosynthesis anti-sigma factor FlgM — protein MKINRYGNISNNPYKHQLNRMNEQQKPQMKQDQLQISKEALEMQKNEKFATERTEKIEHLKNQVQSGNYTVDAEKVAKKFFDFWTER, from the coding sequence TTGAAGATCAATCGATATGGAAACATCTCAAACAACCCATACAAACACCAGCTGAACCGCATGAATGAACAGCAGAAACCTCAAATGAAACAGGATCAGCTCCAAATTTCCAAAGAGGCTCTAGAGATGCAGAAAAATGAAAAGTTTGCCACTGAACGCACAGAAAAAATCGAGCACCTGAAAAATCAAGTTCAATCTGGCAACTATACGGTGGATGCTGAAAAAGTCGCGAAAAAGTTTTTTGATTTCTGGACAGAACGCTAA
- a CDS encoding TIGR03826 family flagellar region protein — MAELANCVQCGRLFAKSYRPTCEQCYKEDERLFEIVYKFIRKKANRQASIMEVSKATEVPEKTILRFVKEGRIRASQFPGLSYPCDRCGEGILEGRICNSCNQSLQKDLRTHDEVTQKQQMKERITYHTEK; from the coding sequence ATGGCGGAATTAGCCAACTGTGTACAATGCGGCCGTCTATTTGCAAAGTCGTACAGGCCTACCTGTGAACAATGCTATAAAGAGGATGAACGGTTGTTCGAAATCGTTTACAAATTCATCCGCAAGAAAGCGAACCGGCAAGCATCCATCATGGAAGTTTCTAAAGCGACAGAGGTTCCGGAGAAAACCATCCTTCGGTTTGTGAAAGAAGGAAGGATCCGTGCCAGTCAATTTCCTGGTTTGTCCTACCCATGTGATCGTTGCGGGGAAGGGATTTTAGAAGGGCGGATCTGCAACTCTTGCAACCAAAGCTTGCAGAAAGATTTGAGGACCCATGACGAAGTCACCCAAAAACAACAGATGAAGGAACGAATAACTTACCATACAGAAAAATAA
- a CDS encoding ComF family protein, which produces MKDYFALFKYRGDAEVIQAFEKQLKKLYRKEFKNTIAVPIPLSIERHYERGFNQSKFITDLVTKRQLDCLKRPVHETKQSKRSREDRLANETIFSFKTEYADQINGQNVTLVDDIYTTGSTVEAAGRILLDHGARTVSSMTVARG; this is translated from the coding sequence ATGAAGGATTATTTCGCTCTTTTCAAATATCGAGGAGATGCAGAAGTGATCCAAGCGTTTGAAAAACAATTGAAAAAGTTATATCGAAAAGAATTCAAGAATACGATCGCTGTACCGATTCCTCTAAGTATTGAACGGCATTACGAACGGGGCTTCAATCAATCGAAGTTTATCACCGATCTGGTAACTAAGCGGCAGCTTGACTGTCTGAAGAGACCGGTTCATGAAACGAAGCAGAGTAAAAGAAGCAGGGAAGATCGGTTGGCGAACGAGACGATTTTTTCATTTAAAACAGAATATGCCGACCAAATAAACGGGCAAAACGTCACTCTGGTCGATGACATTTATACGACTGGCTCGACAGTGGAAGCTGCGGGTAGGATTTTACTAGACCATGGGGCCCGAACAGTCTCTTCAATGACCGTAGCAAGAGGGTAA
- a CDS encoding DEAD/DEAH box helicase produces MRFATFSQKNQDYLCPEPLIQSTHPSLQPISQINALPLQPLNSNYSYNKPLREFLVGRHLLLDELPFPIHLIQEHYQQGFITFEKGITNKGNRYSCERCGNDAQDLFAAFHCYRCKNECTYCRNCIMMGRVSQCTPLIRWIGPDEDNRMTGDKVLNWKGELSSLQKQASKRITEVIDVPQELLIWAVCGAGKTEILFEGIEQAVRQGKRVCLATPRTDVVTELTPRFEKAFPSLDVHAVYGGSHPVEKPSLLTLSTTHQLFRYKNAFDVMIVDEVDAFPYSFDPALQFAVEKACSEHASRIYLTATPSKSMLKEVRRGELEVIHISRRFHGYPLPVPRFMWCGNWQKSIKKGRLPRAVSTWINEKMKHRRQCFLFVPTVQNLLELSEWMKDRKGVESVHAGDPERLEKVQRFRKGEISLLITTTILERGVTVPEIDVAVVGSDHEVFTTNALMQIAGRVGRSIQDPYGEVVYFHYGKTKAMGDAKRTIEAQNKRTSEPQL; encoded by the coding sequence ATGCGTTTTGCCACCTTTTCTCAAAAAAATCAAGATTATTTGTGTCCAGAACCTCTTATCCAGTCAACGCATCCATCCTTACAACCAATTTCGCAAATCAACGCACTACCACTTCAACCACTCAACTCCAACTACTCTTACAACAAACCACTTCGTGAATTCTTAGTCGGCAGGCACCTGCTGCTCGATGAACTCCCTTTTCCAATCCATTTGATCCAGGAACATTACCAACAAGGTTTCATAACTTTTGAAAAAGGAATAACAAATAAAGGTAACAGATACTCATGTGAGCGGTGTGGGAATGACGCTCAAGATCTGTTTGCCGCCTTCCACTGCTATCGTTGTAAAAATGAATGTACGTATTGCCGGAATTGTATCATGATGGGGCGGGTAAGCCAATGCACACCGCTGATCCGGTGGATCGGTCCTGATGAAGACAACAGGATGACAGGAGATAAGGTGTTGAACTGGAAAGGTGAGCTGTCTTCGTTACAAAAACAGGCTTCCAAGCGGATTACAGAGGTGATCGATGTGCCACAGGAGCTCTTGATCTGGGCGGTATGTGGAGCTGGGAAGACGGAGATTTTATTCGAGGGGATTGAACAAGCTGTACGTCAGGGGAAAAGGGTTTGCTTAGCCACACCCAGGACTGATGTTGTTACAGAATTGACCCCGCGATTTGAAAAGGCGTTTCCATCACTAGACGTCCATGCGGTATATGGAGGAAGTCATCCGGTTGAAAAGCCCTCTCTGTTAACCCTCTCAACCACACACCAGTTATTTCGGTACAAAAACGCGTTTGACGTCATGATTGTCGACGAGGTCGATGCCTTCCCGTACTCGTTTGATCCTGCGCTTCAATTTGCTGTCGAAAAAGCTTGCTCAGAACATGCCTCACGGATTTATCTTACGGCTACACCTTCTAAGTCCATGTTGAAGGAAGTAAGAAGGGGAGAACTAGAAGTTATACATATCTCCAGAAGATTTCACGGCTATCCCCTCCCGGTTCCACGCTTTATGTGGTGTGGGAACTGGCAGAAATCTATAAAGAAAGGTCGTCTGCCTAGGGCCGTTTCAACATGGATCAATGAGAAAATGAAGCATAGGCGTCAATGTTTTCTTTTTGTCCCTACCGTGCAGAATTTGTTGGAGCTGTCAGAATGGATGAAGGATCGCAAGGGTGTGGAAAGTGTTCATGCAGGCGATCCCGAACGTTTGGAAAAAGTTCAACGCTTTCGAAAGGGAGAGATTTCATTGCTGATTACAACGACCATTCTTGAACGCGGTGTCACAGTACCAGAAATTGATGTTGCCGTCGTTGGTTCTGATCATGAGGTTTTTACAACGAATGCACTTATGCAGATTGCCGGGAGAGTCGGAAGGAGTATACAGGATCCATACGGAGAGGTCGTTTATTTCCACTATGGAAAAACGAAGGCGATGGGTGATGCGAAACGAACCATAGAGGCGCAAAATAAGCGCACCAGTGAACCACAGTTATGA